A genomic region of Pongo pygmaeus isolate AG05252 chromosome 7, NHGRI_mPonPyg2-v2.0_pri, whole genome shotgun sequence contains the following coding sequences:
- the LOC129043154 gene encoding large ribosomal subunit protein uL16-like yields MGCSKGPWRQAFPMDVHVSDLALPQCRLQTGMRGAFGKPQGTVARVHIGQVIMSIRTKLQNKEHVIEALRRAKFKFPGRQKIHISKKWGFTKFNADEFEDMVAEKRLIPDGCGVKYIPNRGPLDKRRALHS; encoded by the coding sequence ATGGGTTGCTCTAAGGGACCTTGGAGACAGGCCTTTCCGATGGATGTTCATGTTTCTGACCTTGCACTACCCCAATGTAGGCTCCAAACAGGCATGCGAGGTGCCTTTGGAAAGCCCCAGGGCACTGTGGCCAGGGTTCATATTGGCCAAGTTATCATGTCCATCCGCACCAAGCTGCAGAACAAGGAGCATGTGATTGAGGCCCTGCGCAGGGCCAAGTTCAAGTTTCCTGGCCGCCAGAAAatccacatctcaaagaagtgggGCTTCACCAAGTTCAATGCTGATGAATTTGAAGACATGGTGGCTGAGAAGCGGCTCATCCCAGATGGCTGTGGGGTCAAGTACATCCCCAATCGTGGCCCTCTGGACAAGCGGCGGGCCCTGCACTCATGA